The Helicobacter jaachi DNA window AACTAGCAAGCTTTGGAGCTTTATAGAATCTAGCTGCACTCTATCATCTGCAGCAAGCGGTGTGGAGCTTTTATAAATCACTTTATCATTTACTTTTACGCAGCCAGATTCTATAGCTTCTTGGGCTTTGGTGCGCGAGTGGAGCAGGGATTTAATGTATATATCAAGTCGCATTATTTTGTGAGATTGCTTTTGCGTTTTGCATAACCATAATCAAATACCATATCCCCCACATTTTCAATATGTGCATAAAGCTTGAGCGCATCTCTACCGCGCTGCCCTATTGGCTCAAAGCTTACTTTATACACATCATTATATATTATATCAGGGGCTAGCGCGCCAAGTTCATTTGGCGCAAGCTTGCTTATAGCGCGCGCTTGAATGCTTTTGTAGGGATTAGTGAGCTTAAAGGTGAGCTGATTTTGGCTAATTTGGTGTTCTTTGTCATAAACTTCAACAAAAAACACCTCACCATCATTTTTATCTACAAGATGCGCATCAATGTCATTAACATAATGCGTAATCATTATAGCACGTGTGTGATTATGCTCTAAAATTTGGGATTTTCTCATAGCCTGTATTTGCCGCTCTTTGAGTGTTTTCTCCACCTTTGGGATATCATGCGTAGAGGCAATATGCACAAAATTTGAGCGATAAAAATCGCTGCAACCAGCAAAAAATATCATGATGATACAAAAACTATATATCCGCACCCTAAGCCCTTGATAGATTGTGTATTTAGGAATTTTATCATAAAGTTTGCTAGAATATGAAACTTTATCTTTAAAGGAAAGCCATGACTTCACAGCCCACGCCCAGACATCTGCTGCGCACAAGCGACATTCGAACCTCACAGATAGAATCTATCCTAAACAAAGCCCAAGTCTATAAAGATATGCGCCATAGGGAGATTCTAAGAAATAAGACTATTATTACGATTTTTTTTGAAAACTCAACGCGCACACTCTCAAGCTTTGAGATTGCAGCAAAGCGCTTGAGCGCTGATGTTGTGAGGCTTGATGTGAGTAAAAGCTCAACAGCTAAGGGGGAGAGCATATCAGATACGGCGGCAAATTTAAATGCGATGAATCCAAGTGCGATTATTATTCGGCATAAAAATGCAGGAGCTGGATATTATCTCAAATCTCAAGTGAGCTGCCCTATTATCAATGGCGGAGATGGCGCACACGCGCACCCTACGCAAGCTTTGCTTGATTTGCTCACATTAAAAGAGCATTTTGGCAATGATTTAAATAATCTTAAGGGCAAAAAAATAGCCATTATTGGTGATATAAAAAACTCG harbors:
- a CDS encoding aspartate carbamoyltransferase catalytic subunit, which codes for MTSQPTPRHLLRTSDIRTSQIESILNKAQVYKDMRHREILRNKTIITIFFENSTRTLSSFEIAAKRLSADVVRLDVSKSSTAKGESISDTAANLNAMNPSAIIIRHKNAGAGYYLKSQVSCPIINGGDGAHAHPTQALLDLLTLKEHFGNDLNNLKGKKIAIIGDIKNSRVANSNIELLTRFGMEVILVAPPHFIPPTTLRVSHNLRQIAKEVDVFMSLRTQTERHDKQIYGSLKDYAAQYCLTPEILGDREVIVLHPGPVHRNIDIDDEVLKDARCKVLEQVTNGVCVRMAVLEFCICA